The DNA window CGCGAATTGCCTTCGGTGAGGCCCAGTTCGTTGTTCAGGTTGCTGCCATTGACGCGGAACTCGATCTTCTCGCCCAGCCGGTACACGGCGCCCAGGTCGAACGTCTTGTAGGATGGCAGGTACTGCAGGTTGGCCTGGTCGGCCCAGCGTTCGCCGATGTACGTGTAGGTGCCATACAGGCGCAGCTCGTTGTCGCCCATCGGGATCCTGTAGGACGGGGTGAAACGGCCCTGCAGTTTCGGTTGCCGCTGAACGCGCTTGCCGGCCGTTGCCGGATTGTCCTTGTATTCCGAATCCTGCCAGTTGCCCGTCAGGGTCAGTGTCAGGTCGCGCACCGGCCGCACGGCCAGTTCGAACTCCACGCCTTGCCCTTTCGATCCGCTGACGGTATTGAGGATCGTGCCGTCGGCCAGGATCTGCTGGAAGGCGATCCCGTCGAAGTCGGTGCGGAAATAATTGACATAGGCGCTGTACAGCGGCGAAGCGGTCTTGAAGCCCACCTCGAACTGTTCGATCGTTGGCGTGGGAAGCAGGCCGCGGTCGTCGACCTTGGCTTGCGTGCCGGCGTTGCGCAAATCATCGAAAGCGATGAAGGTATGGCCGCGGTTGGCGCGGGCAAACACGCTCGCATCGCGCGACAGCTTGAAGTTGCCGCCGATCGTGAACGAGGTGGCGGAGTCGGTGCGGCTCAATGCCGTGTTCGAACTGGTCGGCATCGAGGTGCCGTTGTTGTACACGGTCAGCGGGTTGTTGTCCGTATCGCCGGTCACAAGGTTCGACACCGTCGCATCGAGCTTTTGCCGTTCGCGACGGATGCCGCCATCGACCTTGATGCGGTCGTTGATCTTCCATTCGTTGGCGATGAACAGCGCGGTGTTGCTGCCGTCGTAGGAAGCCACCGGCGCGTAGTTGACCGGCCCTTCCTTGCCGCCGTTGGATACGACGATACCGTTGTTGAGGCGCACGTCGATCAACCGGGCATTGGGCACGGCCGTCATCAGGTGACTGTTGCCCAGGTACCAGACGTCATCCGACGAGTAGTTGGCAAAGTAGCCGCCGATCGTCACCGTGTTGTCTTTCATCCACTCGCGGCTGACGCGGATTTCGTCGGTGGCCGATTGCAGCTGTTTTTCCACGGCCCACAGGCCGGCCTGCACCACCTGCTGCGTGTCGGCGACAGGCGTGCCGTCCAGGTAAGTGGCGGTTGCCGCGGTGGCGGTGCTGCCCGTGACGGCATTGCGATAGGAGGACAGCGCAGTGGCGTTGTACGCCCCCATCGACAGCGGGTTGTTCCCGGTGAACATGGCGATCGTATTCAGGTCACCGTCGAAGTAATTGAACTTGTTCGACACGTTCCAGCCGCCGACCGTTTGCGCGAAGTCGATGCCGAACACGGTGGATTTCAGGCCGCGGCCATCGCCCAGGTCGTAGTTCAAGGTGCGCCCAGGGCCCGCCTCGACGGTAAAGCGGCGCATTTCGCCGCTCATCAGGGTTCCCGTCAGCGGGTCGAAGCCCGGGAACTCCGAAATGGTGCGCCCTTCGTTCGACGAAATCAGCGGCACGCCCGTATAGAACGCGTTCTTGTCATCGGTGCGGCGGGCGTAGAACGTGACTTCGCCATTGTCGAGCTTGCGGGTCAGCGTGGCCGTCAGCTGTGTGCCCTTGTCGGCCGGGAAGCCGGCATCGCGCACACCATTCGTATTGCGGTAGAAGCCGCCGATGGTGCCGTACCAGTTGTCGGCGATCTTGCCGCCGTAGAACACGTCGACGCGGCGCAGTTCGCCCGTGCCGGTCGAGAAGCGGATCGAGCCTTCCGGCGTATCGCTGCCTTTCTTCAGGATGAAGTTCATCGTCGCGCCAGGCTGGCCATTCGAGAAGATCGTGCTGGGACCGCCACGCAGCACTTCCACCCGCTCCACCGTGTCGTCGAGCCGGAACGCGGACGAACCTTCAAAGAACGACAGCGTCGGTACCGGATAGATGGGGTTGCCCATCAGCTGCACGGAAACGAATGGCGAATCCGAGCCCGACGGGAAACCACGCACTTCGATGTTGGCGCCCGACTGGCCGCCCGTGGCTTCCGCATACACGCCCGGCACCAGCTTCAGGATGTCGGCCGTGCTGCTGGGTGCGGCCTGCCTGAGCTGTTCCTCGGTCGCGGTGGTGATCGAAAACGCCGAATCCAGCTTGCGCACGCCGCCAGTGGCGACACCAGTCACCACGACCTGCTGCAGTTCGGCCTGCACTGCGGCGCCGCCTTCTTGGGCAGCATTACCGGAGGCGCCGGAAACGTCTTGCGTGGCGGCCGGTGCGACCGCTTCCTGCGGCGCGGCGGCGCGCACCTGGCCCGTCAGCGCAAGGATGGCAAGGGAAATCGAGGACAGCAGGAACCTGTTGTTCATGGCAGTTTTGCTTTCATTTGTGAATTGTCGTCTCCGGACAATGCGCCCCGATGGCGCCGCCGCTGGTCTGTGTGACAACATTGAAACGCACAAATGACATCGATGTCAATGAAAATGCTATCGATGTCATTTTGCGTGACAATAGTGTTGGATCTGTCATAATGGCCTCCAACTTTTTTCAGGACACCCGATGCCCGCCGCAAAACCCGACTCTGGACTGACGATGGAAGACCTGGCCCAACTGGCGGGCGTTTCCAAGATCACCGTGTCGCGGGCGTTGCGCAACAGCCCGCTGGTAACGGAAGCCACCCGCGAAAAGGTGCGCCGTATTGCCGAGGAACAGGGTTACCGTTTCAATGTGAGTGCTCGCAACTTGCGCATGGGCCGCTCATATTCGGTGGCGGTCGTGGTGGAAATGACGCCCGCCAAAGGCCGCCCAATGTCCGATCCCTATCCTTTGGAACTGCTGGGCGGCATCACCCAGGAACTGACCACGGCGGGCTACAGCGTGGTACTGACCTCGAAGCAATTGCTCGACACGGCGCCGGTGCGGGGCGCGGACGGCCTGATCCTGCTGGGGCAAGGCTCGCATGGCGAAGCAGTGACAGCGTTGAAGAAGGCCGGCCTTCCCCTGGTGGTGTGGGGCGCGCCGGAACCCGGGTCGGATACGGTCGTGGTCGGCAGCGACAACCGCAAGGGCGGTATCAGCGCGGCGCACCGCTTCCTCGAACTGGGCCGCAAGAAATTGGTCTTCCTGGGCGACGTCGATCATGCCGAAGTACAGGAACGGTGCGCCGGCTTCATCGAAGCGATCGGTAGCCAGGGCAGCGTGCACATCATGCGTCCCAAGGCCTTTACCTTCGAGGCCGGGTTCGATTGCATTTCAGCGTTGCTGAAGAAAAAAAGCCATGGGTTCGATGGCGTGTTCGCCGCCAGCGACCTGCTGGCGATGGGCGCCATCCGCGCACTGGCCGAGAAAAACCTGCACGTGCCGGAAATCGTTTCCGTCATCGGCTACGACGACACGCCCGGCGCGGCCAGCTTCGTGCCGCCGCTGACATCGGTACACCAGTACCTGCGCGACGGCGGCGTGCTGCTGGCGAAGAAAATGCTGGACCTGATCAACGGCCAGCCTGCCACATCCGAAATGCTGTCCACCATGCTCATGGTGCGGCAAACCTGACCTCCCTGTGCAACAGCCTGCGGGCTGCTGTTACCCATTATCCAAACCGGTTTGAAGGAGACAAGATGCAAGTCCGGAACCATCGCTTCCCCCCTGATCCGTGGTGCCTGCGCGAGGACGCGCCGGATGCCGCCAGCCATTTCCTGAATGAGACCTTGTTCGCGCTCGGCAATGGCTACATCGGCGTGCGCGGCACGGCGGAAGAAGGCTGGAGCGGGCCGGCCGGCACGTCGCGCGACGGCACCTACCTGAACGGCTTCCACGAATCCGAACCGATCCACTATCCGGAGACGGCCTTCGCGCTGGCGAAAACCAACCAGTTCATGCTGAATGTGCCGAATGCCAAGGGCATCGCCATCTGGATCGATGACGGGAATGCGTCTTCCGGGGAACGTTTCGACCCGCTGCAAGGCACGCTCGGGACCTACCGGCGCTCGCTGGACCTGCGCCACGGCGTGCTGGAACGCACGCTGACCTGGACGGCCCCATCTGGCCGTTCGATCGCGCTACGCAGCCGCCGGCTCGTGTGCCTCGACAACCGGCACCTGCTGGCGCTGGAAGTGGAAGTCACGCCGCTGAATTTTTCCGGCACGGTGCGCTTCGTCTCGTCGCTCGATGGCGCGGTGCGGAACCTGGAAGCGGGCGACGACCCCAGGATCGGGTCGGCCGTCTCAGGCGCATCGCTGCAATTGCTGTCCGCGGAACAGGAAGGCGATTTCAGCGCACTGGTGCAGCGCACCCGCAATAGTGGCTTCACACTGGTGAGCGCCACGCTGACCGAGGTCGCCGACCGGCCAGCGGTGCAGGCGCAATGCCGCCGCGACGACCTGCGGCTCGAGCAGACGTACGCGATACCGGTGGCGCAGGGCGAGAAGGCCGCCGTGCGCAAGTACGCGTGCTACCACACGTCGCGCGACTATCCCGAGACCGAACTGATGCCGCGCAGCCGCGACCTGCTCGATGCGGCCAGGGCCGAAGGCTTCGATGCGCTGGTGGTCCGCCAGGCCGCGTACCTTGCCGGCTTCTGGCAGCAGGCCGACGTGGAAATCGATGGCGACGACCTGCTGCAGCAAGGCATCCGCTTCAACCAGTACCACCTGCTGCAATCGGTGGGCCGCGACGGCAAGACCAATATCTCCGCCAAGGGCGTGACGGGCGAAGGCTACGAAGGCCACTATTTCTGGGACACGGAAATCTACATCTTCCCCTTCTTCCTGTACAACAAGCCGGAGATCGCCCGTGCCTTGCTGGAGTACCGGTGGGCCGGGCTGGAATCGGCACGCCGCCGCGCCCGCCAGATGTCGCATGCGAAAGGCGCACTGTACCCATGGCGCACCATCGCCGGCGAGGAATGTTCGGCCTACTTCCCGGCCGGTACGGCGCAGTACCACATCAATGCCGACATCGCGTATTCGATCCGCCAGTACCTCGATGCGACGGGCGACGACGCCTGGCTGCGGGCGCACGGTGCCGAGATCGTGATGGAAACGGCGCGCATCTGGACCGGCATCGGCAGTTACGACCGCCAAGGCAGGTTCGTCATCAACGAGGTGACGGGGCCGGACGAATACACGGCCCTCGTCAACAACAACTACTACACCAACGCGATGGCCCAGGCCCACCTGGAATTCGCCGCCGCCATCGCGGCACGGCTCGCCAGCGAATTCCCGGAAGACCATGCCCGCATCGCGCAGTCGATGTCGCTCGATCCAGCCGAACCGGAAGAATGGGCCAATGCCGCGCGGCTGATGCGCCTGCCCTACGACGCCGAACTGCGGATCCACGAGCAGGACGACAGCTTCCTGTCGAAGAAGCCGTGGGACTTCGCCAATACGCCTGCGGAAAACTACCCATTGCTGCTGAACTACCACCCGATGGTGATCTACCGCCACCAGGTCTGCAAGCAGGCCGACGTGGTGCTGGCGCTGCTGCTGCTGTCCTCCCGTTTCGAACTGGACGACAAGCGGCGCGACTTCGATTACTACGAAGCGGTGACCACGCACGACTCGTCGCTGTCGTCGTGCATCTTCTCGATCGTTGCCGCCGAGGTCGGGTACGCCGGCAAGGCCTACGACTACTTCATGGAAACGGCCCGCCTCGACCTGGATGACACGCACGGCAACACCTGCCACGGGGTGCACACGGCTGCCATGGCCGGCACCTGGCTCGGCGTGGCATACGGCTTCGGTGGCATGCGCACCGACGGCGGCAGCCTGCGCTTCGCCCCCACCCTGCCGGCGCAGTGGCAGGGCTATCGCTTCCGCATCCAGCTGCGCGGCTGCCTGCTGGAGGTGGGCGTGAACGTCGCCGGCACGACATACCGTCTGGCGCGGGGCGACGCGCTGCGGTTCACCCACCATGGCAGGCCGGTCGAGCTGACCGCTGCCCAACCCGAACACCAGGAGGCCGCATGAACGACAGCACCAGGCGCAGCATGAAGGATTTCAAGGCTGTGATCTTCGACCTCGATGGCGTGATCACCGATACCGCCCGCTACCACTACCTGGCCTGGAAGCGCCTGGCCGAAGCGGAGGGCGTGCATTTCGACGAGGCGTTCAACGAGCACTTGAAGGGCATCGACCGGATGGGGTCGCTCGAACTGATCCTGGCCTCGTCCCCGCGCAGCTATACCGATGCGCAAAAGCTGGCGCTGGCCACGGCGAAGAACGAACATTACAAGGAACTGATCGCCACGATGACGCCGGCCGACCTGCTGCCTGGTGCCGTCGACGCGCTCGATGCCTGCCGCGCGGCCGGCCTGAAGATCGGCCTGGCTTCCGTGAGCCGCAACGCCTTCACGGTGCTGGACAGCCTCGGCATCACCGGCAAGTTCGACTATGTGGTGGATGCCGGCACGATTGCTCGCGGCAAGCCGGATCCGGAGATTTTCCTGAAGGCGGCGCACGAGCTGGGCGTGCCGCCCGCAGACTGCTTTGGCGTCGAGGATGCGGTGGCCGGCGTGGCGTCGATCAAGGCGGCAGGCATGTACGCGATCGGTGTCGGCGATCCCCGCGTGTTGGCGCAGGCCGACGTGGTGATCCCGGACCTGGCGGCGTTTGCGCTGGACTGACCCCATAAAAACAATCAAACGTTGGGAGGAGACACCATGCAACGCCGCCGTATCCTGTTCATCCTGTTCCTGATTTACTTCGTGTTCGCCATCCTGCTCAACAGCGTGGGCACCGTCATTCTTCAGGTTATCAACAACTATGGCGTCGGCAAGTCCGCTGCCAGCGTGCTGGAAGGTTTCAAGGACCTGCCGATCGCGATCGTGTCGTTCCTGGTGGCCTCGTTCCTGCCGCGCCTGGGCTACAAGCGTGCGATGCTCGCCGGTCTGGCGATCGTCACCGGCGCGTGCCTGGCCATGCCGCTGGTGCCGGGCTTTGCCACCGCCAAGGTGCTGTTCCTGTGCGTGGGTGTGGCGTTCGCGCTGGTCAAGGTGTCCGTCTATTCGACGCTGGGGTTGATCGCCCGCAGCCGCAAGGAGCATGCCGGCATCATGAACACGCTGGAAGGCTTCTTCATGGTGGGGGTGCTGTGCGCCTACTGGGTATTCAGTTTCTTCATCGATTCGGCGGATCCGCGCTCGCAGGGCTGGCTGAACGTCTACTGGCCGCTGGCCGCACTGTGCGCCCTGACCTTCGTGCTGCTGGCCGGCACGCACTTCGACGAACGGCTGGCGGTGGTGCCGGCGGAGCGCACGCTGGCACAGGATTTCACCGCCATGCTGAAGCTGTTCTTCAAGCCGCTGGTGTGCATCTTCGTGGTCACCGCTTTCCTGTACGTGCTGATCGAGCAGAGCGTGGGCACCTGGCTGCCCACGTTCAATAACGAAATCCTGCACCTGCCGGCGGCGATGAGCGTGCAGGTCACCAGCATCTTCGCCGCCTGCCTGGCGATCGGCCGCCTCTCGGCCGGCGTGGTACTGCGCAAGCTGCACTGGTACCCCGTGATGAACGGCTGCCTGCTCGGCATGGGTGCCGTGGTGCTGGTGGCGCTGCCGCTGACCCACGGCACGGTTCCCGAAGCCGGCATCACCTGGTTCACGGCACCGGCGGCCACGTTCCTGTTCCCGCTGATCGGCCTATTC is part of the Pseudoduganella lutea genome and encodes:
- a CDS encoding glycoside hydrolase family 65 protein — its product is MQVRNHRFPPDPWCLREDAPDAASHFLNETLFALGNGYIGVRGTAEEGWSGPAGTSRDGTYLNGFHESEPIHYPETAFALAKTNQFMLNVPNAKGIAIWIDDGNASSGERFDPLQGTLGTYRRSLDLRHGVLERTLTWTAPSGRSIALRSRRLVCLDNRHLLALEVEVTPLNFSGTVRFVSSLDGAVRNLEAGDDPRIGSAVSGASLQLLSAEQEGDFSALVQRTRNSGFTLVSATLTEVADRPAVQAQCRRDDLRLEQTYAIPVAQGEKAAVRKYACYHTSRDYPETELMPRSRDLLDAARAEGFDALVVRQAAYLAGFWQQADVEIDGDDLLQQGIRFNQYHLLQSVGRDGKTNISAKGVTGEGYEGHYFWDTEIYIFPFFLYNKPEIARALLEYRWAGLESARRRARQMSHAKGALYPWRTIAGEECSAYFPAGTAQYHINADIAYSIRQYLDATGDDAWLRAHGAEIVMETARIWTGIGSYDRQGRFVINEVTGPDEYTALVNNNYYTNAMAQAHLEFAAAIAARLASEFPEDHARIAQSMSLDPAEPEEWANAARLMRLPYDAELRIHEQDDSFLSKKPWDFANTPAENYPLLLNYHPMVIYRHQVCKQADVVLALLLLSSRFELDDKRRDFDYYEAVTTHDSSLSSCIFSIVAAEVGYAGKAYDYFMETARLDLDDTHGNTCHGVHTAAMAGTWLGVAYGFGGMRTDGGSLRFAPTLPAQWQGYRFRIQLRGCLLEVGVNVAGTTYRLARGDALRFTHHGRPVELTAAQPEHQEAA
- the pgmB gene encoding beta-phosphoglucomutase, whose translation is MNDSTRRSMKDFKAVIFDLDGVITDTARYHYLAWKRLAEAEGVHFDEAFNEHLKGIDRMGSLELILASSPRSYTDAQKLALATAKNEHYKELIATMTPADLLPGAVDALDACRAAGLKIGLASVSRNAFTVLDSLGITGKFDYVVDAGTIARGKPDPEIFLKAAHELGVPPADCFGVEDAVAGVASIKAAGMYAIGVGDPRVLAQADVVIPDLAAFALD
- a CDS encoding TonB-dependent receptor yields the protein MNNRFLLSSISLAILALTGQVRAAAPQEAVAPAATQDVSGASGNAAQEGGAAVQAELQQVVVTGVATGGVRKLDSAFSITTATEEQLRQAAPSSTADILKLVPGVYAEATGGQSGANIEVRGFPSGSDSPFVSVQLMGNPIYPVPTLSFFEGSSAFRLDDTVERVEVLRGGPSTIFSNGQPGATMNFILKKGSDTPEGSIRFSTGTGELRRVDVFYGGKIADNWYGTIGGFYRNTNGVRDAGFPADKGTQLTATLTRKLDNGEVTFYARRTDDKNAFYTGVPLISSNEGRTISEFPGFDPLTGTLMSGEMRRFTVEAGPGRTLNYDLGDGRGLKSTVFGIDFAQTVGGWNVSNKFNYFDGDLNTIAMFTGNNPLSMGAYNATALSSYRNAVTGSTATAATATYLDGTPVADTQQVVQAGLWAVEKQLQSATDEIRVSREWMKDNTVTIGGYFANYSSDDVWYLGNSHLMTAVPNARLIDVRLNNGIVVSNGGKEGPVNYAPVASYDGSNTALFIANEWKINDRIKVDGGIRRERQKLDATVSNLVTGDTDNNPLTVYNNGTSMPTSSNTALSRTDSATSFTIGGNFKLSRDASVFARANRGHTFIAFDDLRNAGTQAKVDDRGLLPTPTIEQFEVGFKTASPLYSAYVNYFRTDFDGIAFQQILADGTILNTVSGSKGQGVEFELAVRPVRDLTLTLTGNWQDSEYKDNPATAGKRVQRQPKLQGRFTPSYRIPMGDNELRLYGTYTYIGERWADQANLQYLPSYKTFDLGAVYRLGEKIEFRVNGSNLNNELGLTEGNSRLTTGGSGPINARPLFGRTWEASVMYRF
- a CDS encoding MFS transporter; its protein translation is MQRRRILFILFLIYFVFAILLNSVGTVILQVINNYGVGKSAASVLEGFKDLPIAIVSFLVASFLPRLGYKRAMLAGLAIVTGACLAMPLVPGFATAKVLFLCVGVAFALVKVSVYSTLGLIARSRKEHAGIMNTLEGFFMVGVLCAYWVFSFFIDSADPRSQGWLNVYWPLAALCALTFVLLAGTHFDERLAVVPAERTLAQDFTAMLKLFFKPLVCIFVVTAFLYVLIEQSVGTWLPTFNNEILHLPAAMSVQVTSIFAACLAIGRLSAGVVLRKLHWYPVMNGCLLGMGAVVLVALPLTHGTVPEAGITWFTAPAATFLFPLIGLFMAPIYPGINSVMLSSLPQHQHAPMTGLLVIFSALGGTTGSLITGYVFGAFSGHFAFYLTLVPIAVVLVMLFFFRRAVEGAAGGDGAGASAIIGGQPH
- a CDS encoding LacI family DNA-binding transcriptional regulator — encoded protein: MPAAKPDSGLTMEDLAQLAGVSKITVSRALRNSPLVTEATREKVRRIAEEQGYRFNVSARNLRMGRSYSVAVVVEMTPAKGRPMSDPYPLELLGGITQELTTAGYSVVLTSKQLLDTAPVRGADGLILLGQGSHGEAVTALKKAGLPLVVWGAPEPGSDTVVVGSDNRKGGISAAHRFLELGRKKLVFLGDVDHAEVQERCAGFIEAIGSQGSVHIMRPKAFTFEAGFDCISALLKKKSHGFDGVFAASDLLAMGAIRALAEKNLHVPEIVSVIGYDDTPGAASFVPPLTSVHQYLRDGGVLLAKKMLDLINGQPATSEMLSTMLMVRQT